Genomic window (Megamonas funiformis):
CCTTAGTGATAATTTAGCCACAAATATTCTCATAAAAAAATTAGGTATGTATAATATTCAAGCTTATGCTGATAAATTAAATTTAAAACAGACAAAAATTCAACGTTATATGATGGATTTTGAAGCAAGTAAGCAAGGTAGAGAAAATTATTTAACTGTAAATGATTACCATAAATTACTTTGTCATATCTATGATAATCGTCATTTAGCAAGATTTAATATCGCATGGCAAATCTTAGCTCGCCAACAATTTAGAGACCGCATTCCTTATTATTGGGATGAAGATATCATATTCCATCATAAAACAGGTATGCTTGATTTTGTCGAACATGATGGTGGTATTTTAGAAGCAGATTTTGGCACTTATAGTATTATTATTTTTGCTTCTAATTTAAAATCAAATGCTATCGGTGGTCGTGAAATAGGAAAATTAGGGCAATATATTTATAATTATCTAGCACAAAAATAAATTTGATTATTTAATCATTAAAGGACTGATTATATGTTTAAAATTATTTCACCTAAATTAATTTTAATTTCCATATTCATAGTATATAGTTTCCTCATCAGTGGTTGTAGTGATGAAGCTATGACTGATGATACTGTTCGCTATGCTTTAGAAAGCGAACCATCTACTTTAGACCCTGCTAAAAGTACAGCTCTCGCTGAATCAAATGTAGAACTTGCTTTATTTGAAGGTTTGACTCGTTTAGATGAACATGAACAACCTCAACCAGCAGCAGCTAAAAGTTGGGATATTTCTCCAGACGGCACAGAATACACATTCCATTTGCGTGATAATCTTCTCTGGAATGATGGTACACCTCTTACTGCTCATGATTTTGAATATGCATGGAAACGTGTACTTGACCCTCAAACAGCTTCTGAAAATGCTTATATGATGTATCCATTAAATAATGGTGAAGCCTTTTTCAAACAAGAAGTATCTGCTGACCAAGTAGGGGTAAAAGCTTTAGATGATAAAACTCTATATGTAAAATTAAAAGCACCTATCACATATTTTTTAAATTTAACTGCCTTTCATGCTTATTATCCTGTACCACGTCATGTTGTTGAAAAAGACCCTGAAATCTGGGCAGCTAATGATAAAATTGTTTCTAATGGCCCTTTCGTTTTAACTCATTGGATACATTCTAATCAATTACAATTTGTCAAAAATGATAAATATTGGGATAAAGATAAAGTTAAACTTGAAAATATGCAATGGCCTATCAGTGAATCTCAATCCACCCGCGTTTCTATGGTAGAAAGTGGTCAAGCTAATATCACTGTAGAACCGCCAATCTCTGAACAAGAACGCTTGACTAAAGAAGGCTTATTCAAGATGAGTCCTTATTTAGGCTCTTATTATTATAGTTTCAATACACAAAAAGCTCCATTTGATAATCCTCTAGTGCGTAAAGCTTTTTCTATGGCTGTGGATAGAGAAAAACTTGTCAACAATGTAATTAAAGGTGGCAAAGAACCAGCTTATGCTTGGGTTCCTCCTGGGCTTACTAATCCTGTAACTAAACAAGATTTTCGCCGTGAAGGTGGTAATCTCGTAGAATACAATCCACAAAAAGCAAGAGAATTACTCAGTGAAGCTGGATATCCAAATGGCGAAGGTCTTTCTCCTATAACTATTTTATATAATACAAATGAAATGCATAAAGCTGTAGCCGAAGTAATCCAAGCTATGTGGAAAGAAAATCTAAATGTTAATGTAGAACTTTTAAATCAAGAATCAAAAGTGTATTTAGATGCTAGAAATACAGGAAATTTCCAAGTAGCCCGTGCTTCATGGATTGGAGATTATGCCGATCCTATGACTTTTATGGACGTATATCTTGATGAAAATAACGATGGTCAATATCACAATCCACTTTATAATGATTTAGTTCATAAAGCTCAAAATACAAACAATCAAGAAATTCGTATGCAAGCAATGCATGAAGCTGAAAAAATCTTGATGGACGATGCTGTTGTCTTACCGATTTATTACACTACTCAACCTTATATAGCTCAACCTTATGTAAAAAATTATCGCTGGTCAATATTAGGCACTATCGATTTTAAAGAAGCATATATCGAAAATTCCCCTGAAAAAGCTTCCGAAAAATAAATCTTATAAGTAAAACCATTATATATTTAAATATAATGGTTTTTTCTTTTATATTTTCAATAAAGTCAAAACATTTAATTGACTCATACTTATTCAAATGCTATTCTAATAATTAGATTTATTAATAATATTTATGAATAAAGGAGGCTTCCTTTATGATGAAGACTCGCCACAAAGGCAAAATTCTTGGCATTGGTAGTTGTATTGGCATCATAGCGCCAGCTACTGCTTGTGCAGATTTTGATTATACTCCTGGCATTGAACTTTTACATCAATGGGGTTATAAAACAAAAATCTCCAAAACTTTAAAAACAAATGAAGGTTATCTCGCAGGTTCTGATAAATTGCGAGCAAGTGAACTCAATAAATTTTTTGCTGATGATGAAGTTGATGCTATCTTATGTTTTGGTGGTGGTTATGGTTGTACACGTATTCTTGATTTATTAGATTATGATTTAATCCGCAAACACCCAAAATTATTAATAGGTTTTAGCGATGTTACAGCTCTTCATACTGCCATTGGACAAAATAGCCGACTTGTTACTATTCATGGACCTATGCTCAAAACTTTATCACGAAAACCTACGCAATATACGATTTCTTCTTTTTGTCGTGGTCTTCGCATGTCTGTTCCACTCGGTGCTTTTCCGCTACCTAAAAAACACGATTTAGAATCATTTTATCCAGGTAGAGCATTTGGTAAATTAATCGGTGGCAATCTAAGCGTTATCACTTCTCTTTGCGGTACTCCTTATGAATTAAAAGGGGAAAATAGTATTTTATTCTTAGAAGATATCGGTGAAGATGCTTATGCTATCGACCGCATGCTTCGTCAACTTTGGCAAAACGGTTTACTAAAAGACATCAAAGGTTTAATCTTCGGCAATTTTTCTCATTGCCAACCAAATAAACAAGAACCTTATGAATTTACTGTTAAAGAAGTCTTAGAGCAGTATGCTAATTTAGCCAAAGTTCCTACAATTTATAATTTCCCAGCAGGGCATGAACGCACAAATGCATTTTTGCCATTAGGTGTAAATGCTACTATTAATATTACTGACGATAATATTAATTTTTTCATCAGTGAAGCTCACTGCAAATTACGTTAATTCTATTAATTTCATCAATTAATTTTATTTTTAGAAAGATTTTATTTATGTACAAACAAGATTTAAAACAATTAGTCTGTCAAGAAATTGATAAACTCGAACCCGTCTTATCCAAACTTGCTGATTATCTTCATCAACATCCTGAAATCAGCATGCAAGAAATAAAAGCGGTAAATTATCTCAAAAAACTTTTAGAAGAATTTCAATTTATATTCACGCCTATTCTCAAAGACACATTTTCTACTGCTTTTATTGCTACTAAAGGAAATGGAGATAAAAAAATCGGCTTTTTAGCTGAATATGATGCCCTTCCTGATATTGGTCATGGCTGTGGTCATAATCTCATTTCTTTGATGAGTCTAGGGGCTGGATTAGCTTTCAATACTGTAACAGATAAAATTGCCCAAACAGTAATCTTTGGCTGTCCTGCTGAAGAAACTATTGGCGCTAAATTAAACATTGCTGATAATGGTTATTTTGATGATTTACAAGCATGCTTAATCATTCACCCTGATGATAAAACAACTATCGGTGGCACCTCTTTTGCCACTCACCCTTTAGAAATAACATTTCTAGGCAAAGAAGCTCATGTCGCTGACCCTGTATATCACGGTATTAATGCTTTAGATGCACTTGTAGATTTTTATCAAGAATTTAAAAAACTTAAACAAAGCTTCACTAAACCTAATATCATTGGCACAATTATCACAGATGGTGGCATAGCTCCTAATATCATTCCAGCTAAAGCTACACTAAGAGCTACTATTCGCAGTCTTGATACAGATTATTTAGAAGAAGTCATGCTTCCACAAATCAAAAAATTAGCACAAAAAATAGCGCTAAAACATCAAACACAGTTAAAAATGCATCACTATGAGCCACTTTATAAAAACTTGCGCAGTGATAAACTATTAAATCAATATTATCAAGAAAATTTCTCTCTACTTGGTGAAAAATACACTCTACTTCCTGATGATTTTGCTGATGGCTCTACTGATGTAGGCAATGTTAGTCATGTTACTAGAACTTGTCAACCTACTATTTGCATTGGCAATAATTTATTTGTTCACACTTTAGAATTTACTAATGCCAGTGGTTCTGAATATGCGAAAAAACAAGCATTAATCGGTGCTAAAGCTATGGCAATGACTGCGATTGATGTGCTATTTGAAAAATAATCATATTTCGAGGTCTTATTCATTATGAAAATCATAAAAATTCAAATTGGCAAAGTCAAAATTCCCTTAAAAAAACCTTTTATAACAGCCCTGCGCCGTGTTGACTTTGCCGAAGATATCATCATAAAAATAATCACTGATACAGGAAATATAGGTTTTGGCAATGCTCCGCCAACTGCTGTCATCACAGGAGATAGTCAAGCGTCTGTAGTCTCTGCCATTCATGATATCATTGCACCTAAATTAATTGGCTTAGATATTTGCGAATTAGAAACCATCTGCAATCAAATTGATAAAGCAATGCTTCATAATTCTTCTGCTAAAGCTGCTATAGATATCGCTATTTACGATTTATTCGCTCAAATGTGCAATTTGCCATTATATAAATTATTAGGTGGCTATCGCACAGATATAAAATCTGATTTAACAATTAGCCTACGCGAACCTGAAATCATGGCTCAAGATGCTCTTGAAGCTGTAAGTAATGGTTATACTGATTTAAAAATCAAAGTTGGCAACGACTCAACTTTAGATTTTAAACGCATTATTGCCATTAGAAATGCTGTAGGCAATGAAATAAACATTCGCCTAGATGCCAATCAAGGTTGGAAATCTAAAGAAGCTGTTCGTTTAATTCGCCAATTTGAAGATAAAAATTTAAATATTGAACTCATTGAACAACCTGTAATCGCTCATGATACTGTAGGTCTAAAATTCGTAACAGATAATGTAGATACTCCTATCATGGCTGATGAATCAGCTTTTGGCACATATGAAGTATTTGAACTTCTCGCTAAAAGAGCTTGCGATTTAATCAATATCAAGCTCATGAAAGCTGGCGGTATTCACAATGCTTTAAAAATCGCTGATATGGCAAAAATTTGTGGCGTTGAATGTATGATGGGTTGTATGCTCGAGTCCAAAGTAGGCATTACAGCATCTGCTAGTCTAGCTGGTAGTAAATCCATCATCACTAAAGCAGATTTAGATGCAGCTGATTTACTTGCCACAGACCCTATAGTTGGTGGTATATCCTATAAACAAAATCATATCATTTTAAATGAAAACAATGGTCTTGGTATAACAAATATCAAAGACTGGGAATTTATCACTGAAATAAAATAAAGGCTAGAAAATTCTAGCCTTTTTTTGTATCTTTATAAAAAATCTCAATTAATAATTAAATTTTATTTTAATCTTTGCTATAATAAAATTGTTATGCATATAATAATTATCATTTAAGAGGTGTTTATATATGGCTAAAGAAAAAAAAGATAAAAAAGCATTAAAAAATGCTAAAAAAGATATTTGGAATAATTATTCCGCTTCTGAAAAAAAAGCATTAGAGAAACTTTGCTTAAACTATCGTCATTTTTTAAGTAAATGCAAAACAGAACGTGAATGTGTAAAAGAAATTATTTTCCAAGCTCAAAGAGCTGGTTATAGAGATTTAAAAGATATCATCACTAATAAAGAAACACTTCAAGCTGGTGATAAAGTTTATTCCGTATGTATGAATAAATCTGTTGTATTATTCAATATCGGTTCTGAACCTATGGAAAATGGCATGAATATTCTAGGTGCTCATATCGATAGTCCTCGCCTTGATATCAAACAAAATCCACTTTATGAAGATGGTGGACTTGCTTATATGGATACACATTATTATGGTGGTATCAAAAAATATCAATGGGTTACTGTTCCACTTGCTAT
Coding sequences:
- a CDS encoding serine hydrolase, with product MNKLQNYLNDYVQKLDGDWSYLICNLKNSQETICLNGNHLHKSASMIKVLILATLCASDLDFNEKISIDYVPYVEGGGALQEMDSDTKVSIKALASLMIVLSDNLATNILIKKLGMYNIQAYADKLNLKQTKIQRYMMDFEASKQGRENYLTVNDYHKLLCHIYDNRHLARFNIAWQILARQQFRDRIPYYWDEDIIFHHKTGMLDFVEHDGGILEADFGTYSIIIFASNLKSNAIGGREIGKLGQYIYNYLAQK
- a CDS encoding amidohydrolase; the protein is MYKQDLKQLVCQEIDKLEPVLSKLADYLHQHPEISMQEIKAVNYLKKLLEEFQFIFTPILKDTFSTAFIATKGNGDKKIGFLAEYDALPDIGHGCGHNLISLMSLGAGLAFNTVTDKIAQTVIFGCPAEETIGAKLNIADNGYFDDLQACLIIHPDDKTTIGGTSFATHPLEITFLGKEAHVADPVYHGINALDALVDFYQEFKKLKQSFTKPNIIGTIITDGGIAPNIIPAKATLRATIRSLDTDYLEEVMLPQIKKLAQKIALKHQTQLKMHHYEPLYKNLRSDKLLNQYYQENFSLLGEKYTLLPDDFADGSTDVGNVSHVTRTCQPTICIGNNLFVHTLEFTNASGSEYAKKQALIGAKAMAMTAIDVLFEK
- a CDS encoding peptide ABC transporter substrate-binding protein, with translation MFKIISPKLILISIFIVYSFLISGCSDEAMTDDTVRYALESEPSTLDPAKSTALAESNVELALFEGLTRLDEHEQPQPAAAKSWDISPDGTEYTFHLRDNLLWNDGTPLTAHDFEYAWKRVLDPQTASENAYMMYPLNNGEAFFKQEVSADQVGVKALDDKTLYVKLKAPITYFLNLTAFHAYYPVPRHVVEKDPEIWAANDKIVSNGPFVLTHWIHSNQLQFVKNDKYWDKDKVKLENMQWPISESQSTRVSMVESGQANITVEPPISEQERLTKEGLFKMSPYLGSYYYSFNTQKAPFDNPLVRKAFSMAVDREKLVNNVIKGGKEPAYAWVPPGLTNPVTKQDFRREGGNLVEYNPQKARELLSEAGYPNGEGLSPITILYNTNEMHKAVAEVIQAMWKENLNVNVELLNQESKVYLDARNTGNFQVARASWIGDYADPMTFMDVYLDENNDGQYHNPLYNDLVHKAQNTNNQEIRMQAMHEAEKILMDDAVVLPIYYTTQPYIAQPYVKNYRWSILGTIDFKEAYIENSPEKASEK
- a CDS encoding dipeptide epimerase; translated protein: MKIIKIQIGKVKIPLKKPFITALRRVDFAEDIIIKIITDTGNIGFGNAPPTAVITGDSQASVVSAIHDIIAPKLIGLDICELETICNQIDKAMLHNSSAKAAIDIAIYDLFAQMCNLPLYKLLGGYRTDIKSDLTISLREPEIMAQDALEAVSNGYTDLKIKVGNDSTLDFKRIIAIRNAVGNEINIRLDANQGWKSKEAVRLIRQFEDKNLNIELIEQPVIAHDTVGLKFVTDNVDTPIMADESAFGTYEVFELLAKRACDLINIKLMKAGGIHNALKIADMAKICGVECMMGCMLESKVGITASASLAGSKSIITKADLDAADLLATDPIVGGISYKQNHIILNENNGLGITNIKDWEFITEIK
- a CDS encoding S66 peptidase family protein; the encoded protein is MMKTRHKGKILGIGSCIGIIAPATACADFDYTPGIELLHQWGYKTKISKTLKTNEGYLAGSDKLRASELNKFFADDEVDAILCFGGGYGCTRILDLLDYDLIRKHPKLLIGFSDVTALHTAIGQNSRLVTIHGPMLKTLSRKPTQYTISSFCRGLRMSVPLGAFPLPKKHDLESFYPGRAFGKLIGGNLSVITSLCGTPYELKGENSILFLEDIGEDAYAIDRMLRQLWQNGLLKDIKGLIFGNFSHCQPNKQEPYEFTVKEVLEQYANLAKVPTIYNFPAGHERTNAFLPLGVNATINITDDNINFFISEAHCKLR